In a single window of the Verrucomicrobiales bacterium genome:
- a CDS encoding tetratricopeptide repeat protein — MSRFINLEFGDLSEGRCEPEETVKDESYYLSEAQQHFENGCFEPALRAYARVLEHNPQNPAAWAGQVRMLIELGEAHEASLWCDKALERFPQEADLLAAKAVALARIGELDDALGFSDASFEGSGDSAYLWLARAEVLLARKERRAAFCFERSGQVANHTWVTQWMASRLRLAYRQPALALQHARSAMELGPTVFLVWLQLGLCQQALGMVTPAGTSFTRALELNPDCLEAQRALKLTQQMDAWTQLRLWLRRLLSS, encoded by the coding sequence ATGAGCCGCTTCATCAACCTCGAATTTGGTGATCTCTCGGAGGGCCGCTGCGAACCCGAGGAAACGGTCAAGGATGAGTCGTATTATCTTTCCGAGGCTCAGCAGCATTTTGAGAATGGCTGCTTCGAGCCGGCGCTTCGGGCCTATGCGCGGGTTCTGGAACACAATCCGCAAAACCCCGCCGCCTGGGCTGGTCAGGTGCGCATGTTGATCGAACTGGGCGAGGCTCATGAGGCGAGTTTGTGGTGTGACAAGGCGCTGGAGCGGTTCCCCCAAGAGGCCGACCTGCTGGCCGCCAAGGCTGTGGCACTCGCACGGATCGGGGAACTGGATGATGCCCTAGGGTTCTCGGATGCTTCGTTCGAAGGATCCGGCGACTCGGCCTACCTCTGGCTCGCTCGGGCCGAAGTACTCCTGGCTCGGAAGGAACGGCGCGCCGCGTTTTGCTTCGAGCGTTCGGGGCAGGTGGCCAACCACACCTGGGTGACCCAATGGATGGCCTCGCGCCTCCGCCTGGCGTATCGACAACCGGCGTTGGCCCTCCAGCATGCCCGCTCGGCCATGGAGTTGGGGCCGACGGTTTTCCTGGTCTGGCTCCAGTTGGGGCTTTGTCAGCAAGCCCTCGGAATGGTGACGCCCGCCGGCACTTCCTTCACCCGCGCCCTGGAGCTCAACCCCGATTGTTTGGAGGCGCAGCGGGCGTTGAAACTCACTCAGCAAATGGACGCCTGGACCCAATTGCGACTCTGGCTGCGCCGACTGCTCTCCTCATGA
- a CDS encoding DUF2997 domain-containing protein has product MSQREFDITIGPDGKVELHVSGYEGKGCLEAVRFFEQIIGRVQSRQETTEFYGPEEEVRQQTDNHH; this is encoded by the coding sequence ATGTCACAACGCGAATTCGACATCACGATCGGGCCGGACGGAAAAGTGGAGCTGCACGTCTCGGGCTATGAAGGCAAGGGTTGCCTGGAGGCGGTGCGCTTCTTCGAGCAAATCATCGGCCGGGTTCAGTCCCGCCAGGAAACGACTGAGTTCTACGGTCCGGAGGAGGAAGTTCGACAGCAGACGGACAATCATCACTGA
- a CDS encoding PilT/PilU family type 4a pilus ATPase, producing the protein MNHPRLDLLLAQATELGASDLHLIAGVPPAFRVFGEIRFADGEALSQTENFEMVHALLSERQRETLDNEWELCISLLHPAAGRVRVTLYRRNGYPELSLRFCGREVPSREELGLPEKLDELARRPNGLMLITGPTGAGKTTTLNYLVNLINQERRCKIVTIEDPVEFVHENKRAIVVQQEVLTDTHSFHRALIHVLRQDPDVIVVGEMRDHEAIETALAAAETGHLVLATMHAPNVTHALERIVGIFEGSAQRQIVMQLANTLRGVMAQDLLPSADRCRRVLACELLVVNSAIRNLIREGNLHQIENVVQTGAKDGMVLMDDWLEDLYCKCAISYDTAVTRARDPQRFMKKE; encoded by the coding sequence ATGAACCACCCCCGACTCGATTTGCTCTTGGCTCAAGCGACGGAACTGGGTGCATCGGATCTGCACCTGATTGCCGGTGTCCCGCCCGCCTTCCGGGTCTTCGGAGAGATCCGTTTTGCCGACGGGGAAGCGTTGAGCCAAACCGAGAACTTCGAAATGGTTCACGCACTCCTCAGCGAGCGCCAACGGGAAACTCTGGACAACGAATGGGAGCTTTGCATCTCGCTCCTGCATCCGGCCGCCGGCCGGGTCCGTGTGACGCTTTATCGGCGCAACGGGTATCCGGAATTGAGCCTCCGGTTCTGCGGCCGTGAAGTGCCGTCGCGTGAGGAGCTGGGTCTGCCCGAAAAATTGGACGAGCTGGCGCGGCGTCCCAACGGCTTGATGCTCATCACCGGGCCGACCGGGGCGGGCAAGACCACCACGCTCAACTACCTGGTGAACCTCATCAACCAGGAGCGCCGCTGCAAAATCGTCACCATCGAGGATCCCGTCGAGTTTGTGCATGAAAACAAGCGCGCCATCGTCGTTCAGCAGGAAGTGTTGACCGACACCCATTCCTTCCACCGCGCCCTCATTCATGTGCTCCGCCAGGATCCGGACGTCATTGTGGTCGGGGAGATGAGGGATCATGAAGCCATTGAGACTGCACTTGCTGCGGCGGAGACTGGTCACCTCGTGCTGGCCACCATGCACGCGCCGAATGTGACCCATGCCCTGGAGCGGATCGTGGGCATCTTCGAGGGCAGCGCCCAGCGGCAGATCGTCATGCAATTGGCCAACACGCTCCGGGGTGTGATGGCCCAGGACCTTCTGCCGTCCGCCGACCGCTGTCGGCGGGTGCTGGCCTGCGAACTCCTGGTGGTGAACAGCGCGATTCGTAACCTGATTCGGGAAGGAAACCTCCACCAGATTGAGAACGTGGTGCAAACCGGCGCGAAGGACGGGATGGTCTTGATGGACGACTGGCTCGAGGATCTCTACTGTAAATGCGCCATCAGCTACGACACGGCCGTGACGCGGGCTCGCGATCCTCAACGTTTCATGAAGAAGGAATGA